The Bacteroidota bacterium genome includes the window CGCTTGCAAGCGGTTTCCTAATATGTAGCTTTTCAAGACCATTTCTAAATAATTCATTCACAACCTCACTTTCCCTAATTTGCTGATGCTCAGAAGTTACTAAAAAAAGTTGCATGAATTGTAAATTAAGTAGTTGATAAAAGTAGTAGTTAAAGTTGAAAAAATATTTCCCAAACGCCTAAAAATTTGGTATATTAAGACTTCTAAATTTTTACTGTGAAGAGAAAAAATTACATTCTATTAGTTATAACCTCCTTTTTATCATTTGTACTTGTATCTCAACCCAAAGTTAATTGCGATGGGGATACCGTAAATTATGTCTCTTTGGGCACTTCCGAATATGGCATTGGTTTTGGCAATCCGTCCAATTACAATGGATTAAGGGTTACCGGAATCGATAAAAATTGCAATACCAATGGTATGGCAATGAATCTATTTACCGAAACCACTACTCGCAAAACCAATGGTATAGATATCGGACTCTCACAATTTGCCGAAAACGTAAACGGTTTCTCGTTTGGACTTTTAAGTAACTCCGTAAGCAATCGTTTACAAGGTGTTAGTATTGGCTTATTTTTGAGCGAAGTTTATAGACTCTATGGCGTTGGATTTACACTTGGCTTTCAGGAATCAGACAAAATACATGGCGTAAGTCTCTCGGGTGCAAGCACTGTTACCTTTGAAGGGAAAGGAGTATTAATAAGCGCATTTAGAGTAGTTGCGGATAGTTTTATTCACGGAATCGCACTAGCACCTGCTTATACCAAAACATCACAAAATATAGGATTGCAATTATCTGCTATAAACATTAGCGGGGAAACAAGAGGTGCTCAAGTTGGATTAATTAACAAGACAGAATACTTAAGCGGAGTTCAATTTGGATTAATAAACATTGTAAAAGAACGCAAACATTTTAGATACATGCCATTTGTAAATTTTGGCGGTAAAAAAAGACCCAAAGAAATGAATAAATCTATAACAGTAGATATGGCTTCTAGAGCAGATTGCGGCTCCGGGTTTATAGATTTTAATGCAACTACAACGCGTGTAAATGAAAAGGGAGAGGCTATATCGCTCTCTACAGAACTGATAGACACCCTGACAATAGTGATAGACCATGATATAAACTACAAAGATTTTGAAATATATGTTGGCAATCAATTAGTAGATTTTACCACCTCAAGCCGCTCCACAATGACAGGAAAATTGGCACAACTAAAAAAACCTGAGTATGCCTCTGTAAGAATAAAATCTAAAAAAACAAACAGATGCCTTACCACCACATGGAAACCAAACTACAACACGCTTCGAATTCTTACCGATGACGACCCAACTAATTATTTGCAATTAAACTATAGTAATACAAATTATTAAAACAGAAAAAATGAAACATATATTTACGTCTATCTACATACTTTTTATTACTACCCTTTTTGCTCAAGCACCTCAACTAGAAGGAACCTACCTACCTGTAAGAGGTACAGCAATTAAGCAGGTGTACAAAATTTGGCCTATGACAATGGCTGAGCCTGCAACTGGAGCGAATCAAACTTGGAATTATTCAGGTGTTTTTACACCAACAACTAGCACGTATCTATTGGAAACATTCGACACCAATGATGTGCGCTGCAAACCCTATTCAAAATATTTTCCAACAGCAACACACGTGTCTTTCTTAGGCGCACCATTTAAAGATGCCGATTCTAGTTTTTTCTTCTTTAGAATTGATACATCTGGAGTTTGGGGAGTTGGGTCTTTCAATATTCAAGCAAGTGTAGACACGTTTGCAATTGCTACCGACCCGGAATTTATGACTCCTGCTAATTTTACCTATTTAAGTACAGCTCGTGATACGCTTAAGGCTTATTCTCCAATTTCAAATACCATTACCATGGTTCCAACCCACGTACATGGAGAGAAAACAAAAATAAAAGTTGATACCGCCATTGGTTACGGAACACTAACAACACCTGTTGGCACATTTAATGATGTACTTTTAATAAAAGAATGGAACTTTAATTATGACAGCATTTTCCTTGATCAAACGAAATCATTACTTGTTTATAGTCAGCTAGACACATTTATCCGTTATTATTATTTAAGAAATAATACGTTTGGTTCAAATGTATTACTACTTCAGCATTTTGCGGTTATCAATAAAAATAAATATCCCTCCTTCTCTTGGTACACACTACCTGTTGACAATGGCTACATTAAAGGAACCGTGCTAGACAGCAACAATACTGCAATTACAAATAGTATGTGCCCTACTTGTGAAGTTTATTTATACCGCGAACATTCTAATTTTTCTAAAGATGATATATTAGCCAGAACAACATTAGATGCTAACGGAAACTACCAGTTCGACTCTATCCCGTATGGCGAGTACCGTATTTCTTTTAGACCAGATAATAGCGTGAGTCCATATTACAATGCGCTTACCACCTACTATGGCGACTCTACTGATTGGACAAAAGTTACTCCCATTAATACCCTTATAAACAAAAGCGACACTACACTTACAAAACCAATTGTATTGCAATACCACAATGGGAATGACTCTACTCAACTATTAAGAGGCCAATTAAACATAAATTTAGGCGTATCTAAAAATGGGCCCTCTGTTGGAGATGCGCCATATTTATTAAGTGGTACGGTACCTGGTGTTGACATCATTATAAAAAAATGCCCATGTGGTGGTTCTGGGGCCATTGGAAAACCTTCCAACGAAGTCAGAACAGATGCAAATGGTATGTTTCAATTTAACAAATTAGATACCGGCACGTATGAATTGTTTATAGATATTCCAGGTTTACCGATGGCCTCTACCTATCCACTAACAATTAACGCTTCAAGTACATCCATCACTAATCTTGATTTTACCATTGGTAGAGACTCTATACATGCCAACAATATTCTTGGACTTACTGTTAAAACCTATTCACAAAATAGCTTTGCGGTAAATGCATATCCAAATCCTATTTCAAACGAACTAAATTTAAGTTATTTGTTAAATGACAACGAATTAGTTTCTATTCAATTGGTAGATATGCTTGGTCGTCCGGTAACTATTGTAAACAAACAATACCAAACCAAAGGTTTACAGGAACTATCTATTGATGTAAGTTCTTACCAACTTAACGCAGGATTGTATTTTGTAAAAATTACTACTTCTAAAAATCAGGTTACATTACCAATTTCTAAATTAAATTAACACTATTTAAAAAACACTTGCAGTAGTATGTCTTTCCATCGAAAGAGGGAATCTGCTTATTTAGCAACTAACAAGCTTAGATACCCGCTTTCAAGGGTATTATAAAATCTAGTTTCAACCCTAAATAGGCAATTGGAAAATACAACTACCTAAAACTAAATATTAGTAAGGCTTTTAGTGTTTTGAATAAGTAATGAAACCTTTGTTATACTAAGTGGGGTCACTCGTACTAAGACAGATAGTGCGCTTTTTTCAAAAGCTTCTACTGTCAAATTACGGGTTAAAATCAATAGAAAATTACCTTCTTGTCATACCCTCGAAAGAGGGAATAGACTTCCGTCATAATTCAATACAACATTTTTTAATCAACTTATAAGGTATTGG containing:
- a CDS encoding T9SS type A sorting domain-containing protein; the encoded protein is MKHIFTSIYILFITTLFAQAPQLEGTYLPVRGTAIKQVYKIWPMTMAEPATGANQTWNYSGVFTPTTSTYLLETFDTNDVRCKPYSKYFPTATHVSFLGAPFKDADSSFFFFRIDTSGVWGVGSFNIQASVDTFAIATDPEFMTPANFTYLSTARDTLKAYSPISNTITMVPTHVHGEKTKIKVDTAIGYGTLTTPVGTFNDVLLIKEWNFNYDSIFLDQTKSLLVYSQLDTFIRYYYLRNNTFGSNVLLLQHFAVINKNKYPSFSWYTLPVDNGYIKGTVLDSNNTAITNSMCPTCEVYLYREHSNFSKDDILARTTLDANGNYQFDSIPYGEYRISFRPDNSVSPYYNALTTYYGDSTDWTKVTPINTLINKSDTTLTKPIVLQYHNGNDSTQLLRGQLNINLGVSKNGPSVGDAPYLLSGTVPGVDIIIKKCPCGGSGAIGKPSNEVRTDANGMFQFNKLDTGTYELFIDIPGLPMASTYPLTINASSTSITNLDFTIGRDSIHANNILGLTVKTYSQNSFAVNAYPNPISNELNLSYLLNDNELVSIQLVDMLGRPVTIVNKQYQTKGLQELSIDVSSYQLNAGLYFVKITTSKNQVTLPISKLN